From a single Entelurus aequoreus isolate RoL-2023_Sb linkage group LG12, RoL_Eaeq_v1.1, whole genome shotgun sequence genomic region:
- the LOC133662662 gene encoding tetraspanin-6-like produces the protein MTACRTYLRGLDISVTALLLVSGVLMIGVGFSSIDGAVPVAELFEQLSSTDGSKVLQVFGPITVLLSLLGLCAAALNVRILLLLFCAVAFVELVAVTVASSPLLHLQAQMDGAMDEVFFNVTPLHKAEPYIQQELIKLQTWESCCGLTGYGDWEMPLPDSCLCAPARASAREPCTPVTPVTFRETWVYSKPCGPVLKNHVNFPIKLRIAIISTYATLAMAAIVVSLALGLHQHFKSTATTE, from the exons ATGACTGCTTGCAGGACGTACTTGCGTGGATTGGACATCAGCGTGACGGCACTACTGCTG GTGTCGGGCGTGCTGATGATAGGAGTGGGCTTCTCCTCCATCGATGGCGCCGTCCCAGTCGCGGAG TTGTTTGAGCAGTTGTCCAGCACTGATGGATCCAAAGTCCTGCAGGTGTTTGGTCCTATCACCGTGCTTTTGTCTCTGCTGGGCCTTTGTGCTGCTGCTTTGAACGTCAGGATTCTGCTGCTGCTG TTTTGCGCCGTGGCCTTTGTGGAGTTGGTGGCTGTGACGGTGGCGTCGTCGCCGCTGCTTCACCTTCAAGCTCAG ATGGACGGCGCCATGGACGAGGTGTTCTTCAATGTGACGCCTCTCCACAAGGCGGAGCCTTACATCCAGCAGGAGCTGATCAAGCTGCAGACTTGG GAGTCTTGCTGCGGTTTGACCGGTTATGGCGACTGGGAGATGCCACTTCCTGATTCCTGCCTGTGCGCTCCGGCCAG GGCGAGCGCACGGGAGCCGTGCACGCCGGTGACCCCTGTGACCTTTCGGGAAACCTGGGTTTACTCCAAG CCCTGCGGCCCTGTCCTGAAGAACCACGTCAACTTCCCCATCAAACTCCGCATCGCCATTATTTCAACCTACGCCACCTTGGCG aTGGCCGCCATCGTTGTGTCCTTGGCGTTGGGTCTTCACCAGCACTTCAAGTCGACTGCTACAACCGAGTAA
- the cradd gene encoding death domain-containing protein CRADD, producing MDPVHKDLLRKHTLGLCEDLLVSDTIVPFLYQEDILTAAQVDEVQSQSTDRKRNLKLLDILPNRGPRAFHCFMQALDFEFSWLKDRLLLDLRARTEPGSSCSRLNETPAPGGHGDIWCLPCSLGQKIPSDQELSRLASLLGGEWEAVLMDLGVSAAALYRCRADHTLSHHGTTLAALLLWRQSEGKNATLHRLERSLQAAGVHPSVLKDVLL from the exons ATGGATCCTGTTCACAAAGACCTGCTGAGGAAACACACCCTGGGCCTGTGCGAGGACCTGCTGGTCAGCGACACCATCGTTCCGTTCTTGTACCAGGAGGACATTTTAACGGCGGCGCAGGTGGATGAAGTCCAGTCTCAAAGCACAGACCGGAAAAGGAATCTGAAGCTACTGGACATTTTGCCGAACCGCGGGCCGCGAGCTTTCCACTGCTTCATGCAAGCTCTGGACTTCGAATTCAGCTGGCTCAAAGACCGTCTGCTTCTAGATCTGCGAGCCCGAACCGAACCCGGATCCAGCTGTTCACGTCTTAATGAAACACCAGCGCCTGGTGGACATGGCG ACATCTGGTGTCTTCCTTGCTCGCTTGGACAGAAAATTCCTTCCGATCAGGAGCTGTCCCGCCTGGCATCTCTTCTGGGTGGTGAGTGGGAGGCTGTGCTGATGGATTTAGGCGTGTCCGCCGCCGCCTTGTATCGCTGCCGGGCCGATCACACCCTCAGCCATCACGGCACCACGCTGGCCGCTCTGTTGCTATGGAGACAATCTGAGGGGAAGAACGCCACCCTGCACCGACTGGAGCGGAGTCTGCAGGCGGCCGGCGTCCATCCGTCTGTCCTGAAAGATGTCCTGCTGTGA
- the LOC133661432 gene encoding myelin regulatory factor-like protein isoform X2: MEPHVHGEKEALQQFFGGRDVSHVLDSSVAVDTSILERYLSSDLDPNTFALPDSPPDSEACSPEQIPDLQMEPSYWSNQPMVARQLANCAFFADHAYIPPDRLLSHDPASSVVRCASSAVPPTQRSGGHLLHSDRCCLPSPSTHGVPWTASAPPASTSLPGSASIPHTSSPVSKRRRSGSQDSSAEPETSHRDAACGGQGLSGLLTWEKFRPGEWNTAMDVSFQTLCPPVFLVDTDKGFNYSPADDAFVCQKKNHFQVTVHVGVATEPRYMPTSHGVQQVDHFLVKVFGIKLEAPEHHVTIEQSQADRSKKPLLPVRVALNGGGISKVTLGRLHFSETTANNMRKKGRPNPDQRYFQMVVGLYAAIREEEEEKSFLMAALMSERLIIRASNPGQFEMESDTLWQRGAVQDAVICHGRVGINTDAPKEALVVCGNAIVTGSLMRPSDQRAKENIQEVDPEKQLKNITQMRLVEFDFKPQFASSIGIDHAHQTGLLAQELKELLPSAVKEVGDITSGDGQKIENFLVVDKEQIFMENVGAVQQLSKMADNLESRVTELEVWKRRLAKLKSLTGSLRSTSTASRKQSIVSASHAFHVPTKSSTTGDGGHCVPHRTFQACIFTLCITVAVCSMTIGALYLLSLSQQSDMSAGTSNSSVIPGTTTAGSSSAPPTSPSWPTMPWPPDVHFCDLLYCDTVYCCPSPPGGRRNANVTSSQSGEGEGAGKNKEDFFQKFLSARDWTNTSMESFMIKENQQVIDRRYCVRDECGPDRFVFQVPISPFVPVNMRVTLLMNSKQLLVVHLCAFQESSTCASVHDRTHVSAGRYPSNTQGEHEWPLHVARLHHSSYHFRSAVAGQADCSTNHHFAEALFTDYHFYFYRRCTD, translated from the exons ATGGAACCTCACGTGCACGGCGAGAAGGAGGCGCTGCAGCAGTTCTTTGGTG GTCGGGATGTGAGTCATGTTCTGGACAGTTCTGTAGCCGTGGATACCAGCATCCTGGAGCGCTACCTGAGCAGTGACTTGGACCCGAACACTTT CGCGCTTCCTGACTCCCCACCTGACTCCGAGGCCTGCTCTCCTGAGCAGATCCCAG ATTTGCAAATGGAGCCCTCCTATTGGTCCAACCAGCCCATGGTAGCAAGGCAGCTTGCTAACTGCGCCTTCTTTGCAGACCACGCCTACATCCCTCCTGATCGCCTGCTGAGCCACGACCCCGCCTCGTCCGTGGTCAGGTGTGCGTCCTCAGCGGTCCCGCCCACACAGCGCTCAGGTGGACACTTGCTGCATTCAGATAGATGTTGCCTTCCTTCGCCGTCAACGCACGGCGTCCCCTGGACGGCTTCGGCCCCGCCTGCATCCACCAGCTTGCCAGGCTCCGCCTCCATACCACACACCAG CTCCCCTGTCAGTAAAAGAAGACGAAGCGGCTCGCAGGACTCTTCAGCGGAACCGGAGACGAGCCACAGAGACGCGGCCTGCGGAGGACAAGGTTTGAGCGGCTTGTTGACGTGGGAGAAGTTCCGTCCTGGGGAGTGGAACACCGCCATGGACGTCAGCTTCCAGACGCT GTGTCCTCCCGTCTTCCTGGTGGACACAGACAAGGGTTTCAACTACTCGCCAGCTGACGACGCCTTCGTCTGCCAGAAAAAGAACCACTTTCAGGTCACAGTTCACGTGGGCGTGGCTACAGAGCCGCGCTACATGCCCACGTCCCACGGCGTGCAGCAGGTGGACCACTTCCTCGTCAAAGTGTTTGGAATCAAG TTGGAAGCTCCCGAGCATCATGTGACCATCGAGCAGTCTCAGGCCGACCGCAGCAAGAAACCTTTGCTGCCCGTCAG GGTGGCTCTGAACGGCGGCGGGATTAGCAAAGTGACGCTAGGACGCCTCCACTTCAGCGAGACCACCGCCAACAACATGAGGAAGAAGGGACGACCCAATCCGGACCAGCG ATATTTTCAGATGGTGGTGGGCTTGTATGCCGCCATcagggaggaagaagaggagaagTCCTTCCTCATGGCCGCCCTCATGTCAGAGCGACTCATCATCAGG GCTTCAAACCCAGGTCAGTTTGAGATGGAGAGCGACACCTTGTGGCAGCGCGGGGCGGTGCAGGACGCCGTGATCTGTCACGGCCGAGTGGGCATCAACACGGACGCCCCAAAAGAGGCGCTGGTCGTCTGCGGCAACGCCATCGTCACAGGAAGCCTCATGCGGCCGTCGGACCAGCGGGCCAAAGAGAATATTCAGGAG GTGGACCCAGAGAAGCAGCTGAAGAACATCACGCAGATGAGACTGGTGGAGTTTGACTTCAAGCCTCAGTTTGCCTCCAGCATAGGGATAGACCACGCCCACCAAACAG GTCTCCTCGCTCAGGAGCTGAAGGAGCTGCTGCCGTCGGCCGTCAAGGAGGTGGGCGACATAACGAGTGGCGACGGCCAGAAGATCGAGAACTTCCTGGTGGTGGACAAG GAGCAGATCTTCATGGAGAACGTGGGTGCCGTGCAGCAGCTTTccaaaatggccgacaacctGGAGAGCCGCGTCACCGAGTTGGAGGTGTGGAAGCGACGCCTCGCCAAGCTCAAGAGCCTGACAGGAAGCCTGCGCTCCACCAG CACCGCGTCCAGGAAACAAAGCATTGTGTCGGCGTCGCATGCTTTTCACGTACCCACAAAATCATCCACCACGGGCGACGGCGGCCATTGTGTGCCGCACAGAACCTTCCAGGCCTGCATCTTCACGCTGTGCATCACCGTGGCAGTTTG caGCATGACTATTGGCGCCCTCTACCTGCTCAGCCTATCACAGCAGAGCGACATGTCTGCAGGCACCAG taaCAGCAGCGTAATTCCTGGGACAACCACGGCCGGCAGCAGTTCAG ccccACCCACATCCCCTTCCTGGCCCACCATGCCCTGGCCCCCTGACGTGCACTTCTGCGACTTGCTCTACTGCGACACGGTGTACTGCTGCCCATCACCACCTGGGGGCCGCCGCAACGCCAACGTCACCTCCAGCCAATCAGGTGAGGGCGAGGGAGCAG GCAAAAACAAAGAGGACTTTTTCCAGAAGTTCCTAAGCGCCAGAGACT GGACAAACACCAGCATGGAGTCTTTCATGATCAAGGAGAACCAGCAGGTGATTGACAGGCGCTACTGTGTGAGAGACGAGTGCGG ACCCGACAGGTTCGTCTTCCAAGTCCCCATCAGCCCGTTTGTCCCCGTCAACATGCGAGTGACGCTCCTCATGAA CTCCAAGCAGCTGCTGGTCGTCCACCTGTGCGCTTTCCAAGAGTCGTCCACGTGCGCCAGTGTGCACGACAGAACCCACGTGAGCGCCGGCAGATACCCTTCAAACACTCAG GGGGAGCACGAGTGGCCTCTGCACGTCGCTCGTCTTCATCACAGCTCGTATCACTTCCGTTCTGCGGTGGCC GGTCAAGCCGACTGCAGTACTAACCATCACTTCGCGGAGGCGCTCTTCACGGACTACCACTTTTACTTCTACCGACGCTGCACCGACTGA
- the LOC133661432 gene encoding myelin regulatory factor-like protein isoform X1: MEPHVHGEKEALQQFFGGRDVSHVLDSSVAVDTSILERYLSSDLDPNTFALPDSPPDSEACSPEQIPDLQMEPSYWSNQPMVARQLANCAFFADHAYIPPDRLLSHDPASSVVRCASSAVPPTQRSGGHLLHSDRCCLPSPSTHGVPWTASAPPASTSLPGSASIPHTSSPVSKRRRSGSQDSSAEPETSHRDAACGGQGLSGLLTWEKFRPGEWNTAMDVSFQTLCPPVFLVDTDKGFNYSPADDAFVCQKKNHFQVTVHVGVATEPRYMPTSHGVQQVDHFLVKVFGIKLEAPEHHVTIEQSQADRSKKPLLPVRVALNGGGISKVTLGRLHFSETTANNMRKKGRPNPDQRYFQMVVGLYAAIREEEEEKSFLMAALMSERLIIRASNPGQFEMESDTLWQRGAVQDAVICHGRVGINTDAPKEALVVCGNAIVTGSLMRPSDQRAKENIQEVDPEKQLKNITQMRLVEFDFKPQFASSIGIDHAHQTGLLAQELKELLPSAVKEVGDITSGDGQKIENFLVVDKVRADIAFSAAACLSSSSLLFLLQEQIFMENVGAVQQLSKMADNLESRVTELEVWKRRLAKLKSLTGSLRSTSTASRKQSIVSASHAFHVPTKSSTTGDGGHCVPHRTFQACIFTLCITVAVCSMTIGALYLLSLSQQSDMSAGTSNSSVIPGTTTAGSSSAPPTSPSWPTMPWPPDVHFCDLLYCDTVYCCPSPPGGRRNANVTSSQSGKNKEDFFQKFLSARDWTNTSMESFMIKENQQVIDRRYCVRDECGPDRFVFQVPISPFVPVNMRVTLLMNSKQLLVVHLCAFQESSTCASVHDRTHVSAGRYPSNTQGEHEWPLHVARLHHSSYHFRSAVAVRMTHTSISPLYSLTERSPDQSLVTCEGSSRLQY, from the exons ATGGAACCTCACGTGCACGGCGAGAAGGAGGCGCTGCAGCAGTTCTTTGGTG GTCGGGATGTGAGTCATGTTCTGGACAGTTCTGTAGCCGTGGATACCAGCATCCTGGAGCGCTACCTGAGCAGTGACTTGGACCCGAACACTTT CGCGCTTCCTGACTCCCCACCTGACTCCGAGGCCTGCTCTCCTGAGCAGATCCCAG ATTTGCAAATGGAGCCCTCCTATTGGTCCAACCAGCCCATGGTAGCAAGGCAGCTTGCTAACTGCGCCTTCTTTGCAGACCACGCCTACATCCCTCCTGATCGCCTGCTGAGCCACGACCCCGCCTCGTCCGTGGTCAGGTGTGCGTCCTCAGCGGTCCCGCCCACACAGCGCTCAGGTGGACACTTGCTGCATTCAGATAGATGTTGCCTTCCTTCGCCGTCAACGCACGGCGTCCCCTGGACGGCTTCGGCCCCGCCTGCATCCACCAGCTTGCCAGGCTCCGCCTCCATACCACACACCAG CTCCCCTGTCAGTAAAAGAAGACGAAGCGGCTCGCAGGACTCTTCAGCGGAACCGGAGACGAGCCACAGAGACGCGGCCTGCGGAGGACAAGGTTTGAGCGGCTTGTTGACGTGGGAGAAGTTCCGTCCTGGGGAGTGGAACACCGCCATGGACGTCAGCTTCCAGACGCT GTGTCCTCCCGTCTTCCTGGTGGACACAGACAAGGGTTTCAACTACTCGCCAGCTGACGACGCCTTCGTCTGCCAGAAAAAGAACCACTTTCAGGTCACAGTTCACGTGGGCGTGGCTACAGAGCCGCGCTACATGCCCACGTCCCACGGCGTGCAGCAGGTGGACCACTTCCTCGTCAAAGTGTTTGGAATCAAG TTGGAAGCTCCCGAGCATCATGTGACCATCGAGCAGTCTCAGGCCGACCGCAGCAAGAAACCTTTGCTGCCCGTCAG GGTGGCTCTGAACGGCGGCGGGATTAGCAAAGTGACGCTAGGACGCCTCCACTTCAGCGAGACCACCGCCAACAACATGAGGAAGAAGGGACGACCCAATCCGGACCAGCG ATATTTTCAGATGGTGGTGGGCTTGTATGCCGCCATcagggaggaagaagaggagaagTCCTTCCTCATGGCCGCCCTCATGTCAGAGCGACTCATCATCAGG GCTTCAAACCCAGGTCAGTTTGAGATGGAGAGCGACACCTTGTGGCAGCGCGGGGCGGTGCAGGACGCCGTGATCTGTCACGGCCGAGTGGGCATCAACACGGACGCCCCAAAAGAGGCGCTGGTCGTCTGCGGCAACGCCATCGTCACAGGAAGCCTCATGCGGCCGTCGGACCAGCGGGCCAAAGAGAATATTCAGGAG GTGGACCCAGAGAAGCAGCTGAAGAACATCACGCAGATGAGACTGGTGGAGTTTGACTTCAAGCCTCAGTTTGCCTCCAGCATAGGGATAGACCACGCCCACCAAACAG GTCTCCTCGCTCAGGAGCTGAAGGAGCTGCTGCCGTCGGCCGTCAAGGAGGTGGGCGACATAACGAGTGGCGACGGCCAGAAGATCGAGAACTTCCTGGTGGTGGACAAGGTACGTGCTGACATTGCCTTCTCGGCGGCGGCTTGCCTCTCGTCTTCCTCGCTCCTCTTCCTCCTGCAGGAGCAGATCTTCATGGAGAACGTGGGTGCCGTGCAGCAGCTTTccaaaatggccgacaacctGGAGAGCCGCGTCACCGAGTTGGAGGTGTGGAAGCGACGCCTCGCCAAGCTCAAGAGCCTGACAGGAAGCCTGCGCTCCACCAG CACCGCGTCCAGGAAACAAAGCATTGTGTCGGCGTCGCATGCTTTTCACGTACCCACAAAATCATCCACCACGGGCGACGGCGGCCATTGTGTGCCGCACAGAACCTTCCAGGCCTGCATCTTCACGCTGTGCATCACCGTGGCAGTTTG caGCATGACTATTGGCGCCCTCTACCTGCTCAGCCTATCACAGCAGAGCGACATGTCTGCAGGCACCAG taaCAGCAGCGTAATTCCTGGGACAACCACGGCCGGCAGCAGTTCAG ccccACCCACATCCCCTTCCTGGCCCACCATGCCCTGGCCCCCTGACGTGCACTTCTGCGACTTGCTCTACTGCGACACGGTGTACTGCTGCCCATCACCACCTGGGGGCCGCCGCAACGCCAACGTCACCTCCAGCCAATCAG GCAAAAACAAAGAGGACTTTTTCCAGAAGTTCCTAAGCGCCAGAGACT GGACAAACACCAGCATGGAGTCTTTCATGATCAAGGAGAACCAGCAGGTGATTGACAGGCGCTACTGTGTGAGAGACGAGTGCGG ACCCGACAGGTTCGTCTTCCAAGTCCCCATCAGCCCGTTTGTCCCCGTCAACATGCGAGTGACGCTCCTCATGAA CTCCAAGCAGCTGCTGGTCGTCCACCTGTGCGCTTTCCAAGAGTCGTCCACGTGCGCCAGTGTGCACGACAGAACCCACGTGAGCGCCGGCAGATACCCTTCAAACACTCAG GGGGAGCACGAGTGGCCTCTGCACGTCGCTCGTCTTCATCACAGCTCGTATCACTTCCGTTCTGCGGTGGCCGTAAGAATGACACACACTTCTATTAGTCCTCTTTATTCTCTGACGGAGAGGTCACCTGACCAAAGTCTTGTCACATGTGAAGGGTCAAGCCGACTGCAGTACTAA